A genomic segment from Flavobacterium inviolabile encodes:
- the panD gene encoding aspartate 1-decarboxylase: MQIQVVKSKIHRVKVTGADLNYIGSITIDEALMEASNIFEGEKVSIVNINNGERLETYAIPGPRNSGEITLNGPAARKVHKGDIIIIISYGIISTDEAKTFKPSIIFPNENDNSLT, translated from the coding sequence ATGCAAATTCAAGTTGTTAAATCCAAGATTCACCGTGTTAAGGTGACTGGAGCCGATTTAAATTACATCGGAAGTATTACGATTGACGAAGCTTTAATGGAAGCTTCAAATATTTTTGAAGGAGAGAAAGTCTCTATTGTGAACATCAATAACGGTGAACGTTTGGAAACGTATGCTATTCCGGGCCCGAGAAACAGCGGTGAAATCACGCTGAACGGACCGGCTGCCAGAAAAGTTCACAAAGGCGACATTATCATTATTATCTCTTACGGAATTATAAGTACAGACGAGGCTAAAACCTTTAAACCTTCCATTATTTTCCCTAACGAGAATGATAACTCCCTAACGTAA
- the panC gene encoding pantoate--beta-alanine ligase — MFVFAKKADLAHHLAQIGNTKKTVGLVPTMGALHQGHLSLLSKSCSENDITVISIFVNPTQFNNQEDLEKYPRTIERDIEKVRSVSENILIFSPTVEDIYEGNTQSVAFNYDGLEFQMEGAHRPGHFDGVGTIVKKLFEIVKPTNAYFGEKDFQQLQIVRKLVKKHKIPVNIIGCPIHREASGLAMSSRNERLSEEAKEDASLIYKVLLDAKQKFSTKSAKEVTDFVTQTFAKHPAFTLEYFEIADETTLLTCKRKSVGKKYRGFIAVFINNIRLIDNIALN, encoded by the coding sequence ATGTTTGTTTTTGCCAAAAAAGCTGATTTAGCGCATCATTTAGCACAAATCGGCAACACTAAAAAAACAGTAGGACTAGTTCCTACTATGGGTGCATTACATCAAGGTCACCTTTCCCTGTTAAGTAAATCCTGTTCCGAAAACGATATAACCGTCATCAGTATTTTTGTCAACCCAACACAGTTCAACAATCAGGAAGATCTGGAAAAATATCCGAGAACCATCGAACGGGACATCGAAAAAGTACGCTCTGTTTCAGAAAACATCCTGATTTTCTCCCCAACTGTAGAAGACATTTATGAAGGCAATACACAATCTGTTGCTTTTAATTATGACGGTCTGGAATTTCAGATGGAAGGGGCACATCGTCCCGGGCATTTTGACGGAGTGGGAACAATTGTAAAAAAACTGTTTGAAATTGTAAAACCAACCAATGCCTATTTTGGAGAAAAAGACTTTCAGCAATTACAGATTGTCCGAAAACTGGTCAAAAAACACAAAATACCGGTAAACATAATCGGCTGTCCGATTCACCGTGAAGCAAGCGGCCTGGCGATGAGTTCCCGAAACGAACGCCTTAGTGAAGAAGCAAAAGAAGATGCTTCCCTAATTTACAAAGTACTGTTAGACGCAAAGCAAAAATTCAGCACCAAATCGGCAAAAGAGGTAACTGATTTTGTCACACAAACCTTTGCAAAACACCCGGCTTTCACACTGGAATACTTTGAAATAGCCGACGAAACAACCCTGTTGACCTGTAAAAGAAAAAGCGTTGGCAAGAAATACCGCGGCTTTATTGCGGTTTTCATAAACAATATCAGATTGATTGATAATATTGCACTAAATTAA
- a CDS encoding glycogen/starch synthase — translation MNDKRILYVSSEVVPYLAENEVSLMSYDVPKMINDQGGQIRIFMPRYGNINERRHQLHEVIRLSGMNLVVNDMDMPLIIKVASIPKERIQVYFIDNDEYFKRKATFSDEDGVLYPDNDERSIFFAKGVVETVKKLNWVPDIIHVHGWLAGMLPVYMKHYYKDEALFADTKIVTSVYSQSFDGTLDPEMMSKVAFDQVPNDAIATLETPDYENIMKVSIMHSDAVIVASEDLSPSLTKFIETSGKPFLPFVPKDGFAEAYTNFYKNQVI, via the coding sequence ATGAATGATAAGAGGATATTGTATGTATCATCTGAGGTGGTGCCATATTTGGCTGAAAATGAGGTTTCTTTAATGTCGTATGACGTGCCGAAAATGATTAATGATCAGGGCGGGCAGATTAGAATTTTTATGCCTCGTTACGGAAATATTAATGAACGTAGGCACCAATTGCATGAAGTTATCCGCTTGTCGGGGATGAATTTAGTCGTGAATGACATGGACATGCCGTTGATTATCAAAGTGGCGTCTATTCCAAAAGAGCGTATCCAGGTTTATTTCATTGACAATGACGAGTATTTTAAACGCAAAGCTACCTTTTCGGATGAAGACGGTGTTTTGTATCCTGATAATGACGAACGTTCGATCTTTTTTGCAAAAGGGGTTGTGGAAACAGTGAAGAAATTAAACTGGGTTCCGGATATCATCCATGTTCACGGTTGGTTGGCAGGAATGCTGCCGGTTTATATGAAACACTATTATAAAGACGAGGCACTTTTTGCAGATACTAAGATTGTAACATCTGTTTACTCGCAGTCATTTGACGGAACGCTGGATCCGGAAATGATGAGTAAAGTGGCTTTTGACCAGGTTCCGAATGATGCTATTGCAACATTGGAAACGCCGGATTATGAGAATATTATGAAGGTTAGTATAATGCATTCGGATGCGGTAATTGTTGCGTCGGAAGACCTGTCTCCAAGTTTAACAAAATTTATAGAAACATCGGGTAAACCTTTTTTACCTTTCGTGCCGAAAGATGGATTTGCAGAGGCATATACTAATTTCTATAAGAATCAAGTTATATAA